One segment of Desulfonauticus submarinus DNA contains the following:
- the tssC gene encoding type VI secretion system contractile sheath large subunit, producing the protein MSAEEKQQQQQAPAQEGESSLLDEIIEATRVKPSDETYSITKRGVKAFIDELLKPSREGVKVSKSLVDEMIAQLDSKLSAQVNEILHHKDFQTLESAWRSLKYLVDNTDFRENIKINMVNISKQDLLDDFEDAPEVTQSGLYKIVYSAEYGQFGGQPYGAMIGNYDFGPGPQDIKLLQNVASVAAMAHAPFIAAASPEFFGIDSFTELPNLKDLEAIFEGPQYAKWRSFRESEDARYVGLTLPKFLLRLPYGPDTVPAKTFNFKEDVSSGDDAFLWGNTAFAFAARLTDSFAKYRWCANIIGPQGGGAVENLPVYNFESMGTLQTKIPTQVLISERKEYELAEQGFIALTMRKGSDNAAFFSANSCQKPKSFGNTKEGKEAELNYKLSTQLPYMFVVNRLAHYIKVIQREHIGTWKQRGDLEDELNKWIRQYVADQENPAPGVRSRRPLRRAEIKVSDVAGDPGWYSVTMKIMPHFKYMGANFTLSLVGKLDKE; encoded by the coding sequence ATGAGTGCGGAAGAAAAACAGCAGCAACAACAAGCCCCTGCTCAAGAAGGTGAAAGTTCTCTTTTAGATGAAATTATTGAGGCTACCCGGGTTAAGCCTTCTGATGAGACTTATTCTATCACTAAAAGGGGAGTGAAGGCCTTTATAGATGAATTGTTAAAACCTTCAAGAGAAGGTGTAAAAGTTAGTAAGTCTCTTGTAGATGAAATGATTGCTCAATTGGACTCAAAGCTTTCTGCTCAGGTAAATGAGATTTTACACCATAAAGATTTTCAAACGTTAGAATCTGCATGGAGATCTTTAAAATATTTAGTTGATAATACAGATTTTAGAGAAAATATTAAGATAAATATGGTAAATATTAGTAAACAGGATCTGTTAGATGATTTTGAAGATGCTCCAGAAGTAACTCAGTCTGGATTATATAAGATTGTCTATTCTGCAGAATATGGGCAATTTGGTGGGCAACCTTATGGAGCAATGATTGGTAACTATGATTTTGGTCCAGGTCCTCAAGATATTAAATTACTTCAAAATGTTGCAAGTGTAGCTGCTATGGCCCATGCTCCTTTTATTGCAGCAGCTTCTCCTGAATTTTTTGGCATAGATTCTTTTACAGAACTACCAAATCTAAAAGATCTAGAAGCTATTTTTGAAGGTCCTCAATATGCGAAATGGCGTTCTTTTAGGGAATCTGAAGATGCTCGCTATGTGGGGCTTACTTTACCTAAGTTTCTTTTACGTCTTCCTTATGGCCCTGATACTGTTCCCGCAAAGACCTTTAATTTTAAAGAAGATGTTTCTTCTGGAGATGATGCTTTCTTATGGGGAAATACAGCTTTTGCTTTTGCTGCCAGGCTTACTGATAGTTTTGCTAAGTATAGATGGTGTGCGAACATTATTGGTCCTCAAGGAGGAGGAGCGGTTGAAAATCTACCAGTTTATAATTTTGAATCCATGGGTACTTTACAAACAAAGATACCTACACAGGTATTAATTTCAGAAAGAAAGGAATATGAATTAGCAGAACAAGGGTTTATTGCTTTAACTATGAGAAAAGGTTCTGATAATGCAGCTTTCTTTTCTGCAAATTCCTGTCAAAAGCCTAAAAGTTTTGGTAATACTAAAGAAGGTAAAGAAGCAGAATTAAATTATAAGTTAAGTACTCAACTCCCATATATGTTTGTAGTAAATCGTCTAGCTCATTATATTAAGGTTATTCAGAGAGAACATATTGGTACCTGGAAACAACGCGGAGATCTCGAAGACGAACTTAATAAATGGATTAGACAGTATGTTGCAGATCAGGAAAATCCTGCTCCTGGTGTAAGGTCTAGACGTCCTCTTAGAAGAGCTGAGATTAAAGTAAGTGATGTAGCTGGTGATCCAGGATGGTATAGTGTAACAATGAAGATTATGCCTCATTTTAAATATATGGGAGCAAACTTTACTTTATCTTTGGTTGGTAAATTGGATAAAGAATAG
- a CDS encoding Hcp family type VI secretion system effector, giving the protein MALTGYLKVVGKNQGEIQGDCKQSGRENLIVVYEVDHSVEVPRDPHTGMPTGQRIHLPLKITKHLDQASPKLNQACTSGEQLSEVTLQFYRINEKGQEEHYYTIKLENAIIVKTRCYKPLTFLEENKPYKDMEEIFFSYEKIIWTYEPDGVEAEDSWLAPKSA; this is encoded by the coding sequence ATGGCGTTAACAGGTTATTTAAAGGTTGTTGGTAAAAACCAAGGAGAAATCCAAGGCGATTGTAAACAAAGTGGAAGAGAGAATTTGATAGTGGTTTATGAAGTAGATCACAGTGTTGAAGTTCCTCGTGATCCACATACGGGAATGCCTACAGGGCAACGTATTCATTTGCCTTTAAAAATTACTAAACATTTAGATCAAGCTAGTCCTAAATTGAATCAAGCTTGTACTTCAGGAGAACAACTTTCTGAGGTTACTTTGCAGTTTTATAGGATAAACGAAAAGGGGCAAGAAGAACATTATTACACCATTAAATTGGAAAATGCTATTATTGTTAAAACTAGATGTTATAAGCCTTTGACATTTTTAGAAGAAAATAAACCATACAAAGATATGGAAGAGATATTCTTTTCTTATGAAAAGATTATTTGGACTTATGAGCCTGATGGTGTGGAAGCTGAGGATAGTTGGTTAGCTCCTAAATCTGCATAA